The genomic segment TGAAAGCTGTAAGGGTGTACTTAGTTTATTACACACTGCCTTTGCATTTTGCTAATACTGACATGGTGTATATGATCTAAGGTTATATTTAACTCATTTGAAGACCTGGTAAAGggtaatataattttataatattCCCTGATATGTAAAACTTTATAATAGAAAAAGAGCGTACTTTCTTTTACACATGACTGCAACTATTTAAACATGTGAGTTATCATATGTGAGAGAAAGATAAACACCTCTAACAGCGCTGTGATAATTGCATCTCAGAATCTTGAGTCAGCCCTTTCTGTTTGAGCTGTATTACATAAATTtgacagattaaataaattgtgaCAGTGTTGCAAGCGTCACCCCAGTCTTCTGTTTTGTCTCTTAAatgctgtatttattttcacaatcaAATCTCCATCCCTCCCACTGTAGTAACAATGTGAGGAAAAATAATATTACACACAGAAAGCCCTATAGCTGCTCTATAGCAGTAGCCTCCTGATAGAAGGATATAATACTTTACACAACTATATGATTGTTTCTTATTGGCCATAAGCCAGCTCAGTTGTACTGCTGATGTTCACAAAGGCTCTGATTAGATACTACAAGTGCCTTTAAACACATGTGGCTCAACTGTGAGTGAAGGAAACTGAAATTGAATTTTCAAGGTTTCATCTCAAATGCACCTGTGAGTGTTGTTgtacacactgaaacacaaactaACTGCATGCAAAGCACACAGCACAACTACAGGCTCAGCAAAACAGTAACAGATGTGTATGGACTCACTGCAGAGGAGAAAGTAGGATGCTGTTGCAGCTAGCAGCTTGGGACTGCCGGCCAAAGAACTAACGATTCCAAAGATCCAGCCCAACACCAGCAGAACCAGGCTAATGGGAAGCATGATGACCACCACTCTGTGCAAACCTGCAAGCATGCAAATGCACTGATGAAGATACACTGTGTGGTTTTATTAGAGGATCTGAATAACAAGTAAGCTGTATATCACAGTACTGCTGAGTGTGATTATTTGGGAAAGCATCTGAGATTTCCTAATTTATTTCTACATCTGGGGAGCTACTGGGTTTCATTTCTAGAGTATAATCAACTTGCAGATTAAGATAGCTTCTGTCTcagcaaataatttatttctatatctTAAAATCAAAGTTGTGCACAAGAACTGTTCTTGAAACCTCTATGGACACTGATATAATCTAAGACTTAAGTGATGCACCATGTATACGAAATGTACACCAGCCTCTGGATGTATATGTCAACTAAATAACCAAAACCACTCACTAAGTAGATGCCTTTCTCCCACTGACAGACTGGACATATTTGCTGTGAACGAGGGGATGACTGAAATCCGATTTGCTCctgaaaatgtcaaagaaaaggTTACACATGACAGGACTTGTGACCGAGCTGCAAAATTGTTCTTAGATACCAAACATTGAAGGCCTTAGTATTAgaaaaaacaatgcatttaaacttatttatttttcacatttataaaagcaaaatcaatgTTTGACATTTCAGCAGGTCTGCATGTTTTCCATCAAGGATTTGTGTTGTACCCATGATCCACTATTGTCAGGGGTGAAAGCTCCATGTAGTGCAATTACTTAGCAATTACTCTGTGAACTGTGGGTGCCATGAGGAACACAACTGAGACCTCAAGCTGTGCAGACCACAAGCAGGATACATTGCAGCTTTATCAAAATATCCTGAAAAACTGCCTCGCAACCACTTGCACATCTCCTGCAGAGACTGATGGAGATGTGAAGGGCATGAAGCTGTCTCTGAAATAAATGAACCTAACTGCACACAGCTATTAGCAGGTACATAACATGTGCgagatttcttttttcacagCCTTTATTGAAAAGTGTGTTAATCAGCATTTGACATTTCTTTCTCAAAAGCAATGTATCTCCTCTGTGCCTTAGTATCAATCTGGAATTCACTGCAAGCAGTTTATGCACCTGGGTTGCCCACAGAGGAGGATCTAATCAGGACCTGCTGTGGACTGCTGATAATTATCACAACAAAGCGGCACCAACAGAGAATAAATCGGTGATCAGATCTGTTAAATGTAGTGGTATTTTCAATCACTTtatgaaacagacaaaaaaatttttttcaaaGATAATAAACATTTGATGATGAATTATTCATAAATATACCTGCAGTGAAGTGGACctcaaattattttacaaaataataataaaaataaagggtGCAAATTAACAGCTCACATATAATTTACATGAATTTATACCAACAGCTCATCAATACGGACCATCATgtagagagagaaaataaagtgGCAAACCTTCATAAATTCTCCACAATCCAGAATGTGAACTCAGGTCATCCGAACCGGtgtagttttgtttatttacatcGATAATGTACCAGTATTCAGTCCCTATTGCCACAGCCAGGAGGCTGAAGCTGAGCAACCCAGTAAACCCAGCCGTAAGAACCACCGGTCCGTACTTCATTGTAACCCACAGTCCACAGAGCTGGAACCCTCTAAATGTTCTCAAACACTGTAATCTGTAGAGACGCTCCACGATTTGCGATGCGTAAAAGCTCTCCGGGACCATTTCCGATAAAGTGTTGGTTCTCCATCCTTAAATAGAattgtgaaagagaaaaaatagcaaaaactaaaaagtaaacaaaagcaCTCCAATGGCTATTTCCAGATTATACGCAATGGATAAAAATGATAACGATGCAAATAAAAGGAGAGTTGCCACGTCTTGATACCGGCAGTATAGCAACTGCGCGTCTGTTGGGTTTCTGTGGCGCTCCTGGATTTATCCATATCATCAATGTATGGTACAAAAATACTACACTTCCGGCTGTGGATTTCAGCATAAAATCTTTCACGGGAACCTTGGCGGAAATGTGCTAAACAGACGTCTGCCCCGCTGTAACAAAGCAAGCATGTGTG from the Melanotaenia boesemani isolate fMelBoe1 chromosome 2, fMelBoe1.pri, whole genome shotgun sequence genome contains:
- the LOC121647590 gene encoding transmembrane protein 235-like isoform X1 — encoded protein: MLKSTAGSVVFLYHTLMIWINPGAPQKPNRRAVAILPVSRRWRTNTLSEMVPESFYASQIVERLYRLQCLRTFRGFQLCGLWVTMKYGPVVLTAGFTGLLSFSLLAVAIGTEYWYIIDVNKQNYTGSDDLSSHSGLWRIYEGANRISVIPSFTANMSSLSVGERHLLSLHRVVVIMLPISLVLLVLGWIFGIVSSLAGSPKLLAATASYFLLCSLFTLSGVSVYIKYSDKAMEEFQQIVPPEVLVFVHVSFGWSFATAWLSYSLEVATGLLLMLAARITQIKGRYDSGVAFAML
- the LOC121647590 gene encoding transmembrane protein 235-like isoform X2, coding for MLKSTAGSVVFLYHTLMIWINPGAPQKPNRRAVAILPVSRRWRTNTLSEMVPESFYASQIVERLYRLQCLRTFRGFQLCGLWVTMKYGPVVLTAGFTGLLSFSLLAVAIGTEYWYIIDVNKQNYTGSDDLSSHSGLWRIYEGANRISVIPSFTANMSSLSVGERHLLSLHRVVVIMLPISLVLLVLGWIFGIVSSLAGSPKLLAATASYFLLCTSLLTCPAPHPCHAEVTAISCFASNVLHISQYQKICNH
- the LOC121647590 gene encoding transmembrane protein 235-like isoform X3, giving the protein MVPESFYASQIVERLYRLQCLRTFRGFQLCGLWVTMKYGPVVLTAGFTGLLSFSLLAVAIGTEYWYIIDVNKQNYTGSDDLSSHSGLWRIYEGANRISVIPSFTANMSSLSVGERHLLSLHRVVVIMLPISLVLLVLGWIFGIVSSLAGSPKLLAATASYFLLCSLFTLSGVSVYIKYSDKAMEEFQQIVPPEVLVFVHVSFGWSFATAWLSYSLEVATGLLLMLAARITQIKGRYDSGVAFAML